A single genomic interval of Fibrobacter sp. UWB13 harbors:
- a CDS encoding type II toxin-antitoxin system RelB/DinJ family antitoxin, whose amino-acid sequence MNKTANLYARIEPDVKEQAENILETLGISVSSAINMFYKQIILQQGIPFDVKLPKAPENAAKWSKERLDTELEKGYNDMLKGRTRPAAMVLSDVKKKYKV is encoded by the coding sequence ATGAACAAAACCGCAAATTTATACGCCCGCATAGAGCCCGATGTCAAAGAACAAGCTGAAAACATCCTGGAAACTCTCGGTATATCCGTTTCCAGCGCTATCAACATGTTCTATAAGCAGATTATTCTGCAACAGGGAATTCCCTTCGATGTGAAGCTGCCTAAAGCTCCCGAAAATGCCGCTAAATGGTCAAAAGAGCGCCTCGACACGGAACTCGAAAAAGGATACAATGACATGCTGAAAGGTCGCACCCGCCCTGCAGCGATGGTCCTTTCCGATGTCAAGAAAAAATACAAGGTATGA
- a CDS encoding type II toxin-antitoxin system RelE/ParE family toxin yields MNFKVFFSSAAQNDIEQIFDYISITLCSPIAAKNLMGKFQESVNTLSDFPEAFALCQDEPWFLREVRSIPVGNYRLFYHVNHDKREVVILRIFYYRQEAK; encoded by the coding sequence ATGAATTTCAAAGTTTTCTTTTCTTCTGCCGCACAAAACGACATCGAGCAAATCTTTGATTATATCAGCATAACTCTTTGTTCGCCTATTGCAGCGAAGAATCTAATGGGAAAATTTCAAGAATCGGTTAACACATTATCCGATTTTCCTGAAGCATTCGCCTTATGTCAAGACGAACCTTGGTTTTTACGCGAAGTGCGTTCAATACCAGTCGGAAACTACCGACTTTTTTATCATGTCAATCACGACAAGCGAGAAGTCGTCATTTTGCGCATCTTTTATTACAGACAAGAAGCGAAATAG
- a CDS encoding type III restriction-modification system endonuclease — translation MTALTFTLKSVTEVFMEFQFEQNLPHQREAIERILALTGTLHAEHSLNHFANCDIYPNDSKLQAELSKIQKDFQPNMKGFTTAQKAAGVASMPCLYIDVKMETGTGKTYVYTETIHELHKQLGVSKFILIVPGKAIKAGAKNFIEDPDVRRHFRDTCGYGAEIRLFEGSEQKGNKKKKLFPSAVSGFYQNPGESERYISVLLLNSALLTNSNYKNDDFDYGIDNFYCPLEALKATRPIVIIDEPHRFSDGNKAMDAIMNLCPQMLIRFGATFPEMTVGRGKEKRIVKDYKNLVYNLDAYESFNKNLIKGIAKEHLNPLKDAENIKVKVAEITKIDKDNCETRFSWEDALGKSHRKTLALGIPLSEIHENFGNLIIEDFDKNEIHLSNGVVLKVGDTLTPDMYATTYQEAMMRMAIRRHLETEEQNFNREDKIKTLALFFIDDISAYRHDNGALRRSFEKILKAEINKKIEGLKETDPYCGYLQKSLTDISATHGGYFAQDNSSSEESVAQEISEILHDKKKLLSMDNLRRFIFSKWTLKEGWDNPNVFTIAKLRSSGSEISKLQEVGRGLRLPVNEFGKRITDEEFTLNYIVDYTEKEFADKLIAEINGEREELMFITDEQIEEFAQKNGIEAEDLLSELLGKKFVKMRKGDMPGLPVNPEKVNEFASEYPDLFKVCDTSRKIIDRNKKNGCDKIKIRSGRYNQLKNLWLKMNEHYLLTFDDKLNDELENALPALIKQDLFAITVAQSIRQKVTTQNGVAKLHDSSGNSYEVERKIGYGKFLQRIQQKESVPVVAMHQAICKFVQDGGEPMFNEQSLKNICAEIHRWKLEKLMGRFSYQKVERTRIKKTTLNKADGSSEEFITLGLVGKFMDVGEVPEKYLYDSIAYDSPLEKDDILNDVEGVEVYGKIPKSTVRIPTILGETYSPDFMYIVRRKDKNELNLIVECKDVENAETDLRGGEKIKIESAKVFFENLESEGVKVCFKKQLKQENLKAIVEDL, via the coding sequence TTGACGGCATTGACATTCACCTTGAAATCCGTTACTGAGGTGTTTATGGAATTTCAATTTGAACAAAATCTGCCGCACCAGCGTGAAGCAATTGAAAGAATTCTTGCGTTGACAGGAACTTTGCATGCAGAACATTCGCTCAACCACTTCGCCAACTGCGATATCTATCCAAACGACTCCAAGCTTCAGGCTGAATTGAGCAAAATTCAAAAAGACTTTCAACCCAATATGAAAGGCTTTACCACGGCACAAAAAGCAGCGGGAGTCGCCTCGATGCCATGCCTTTATATTGACGTTAAGATGGAAACGGGTACGGGCAAAACATACGTCTATACTGAAACTATTCATGAATTGCACAAACAGTTGGGTGTTTCAAAATTTATCCTGATTGTTCCCGGAAAAGCAATTAAGGCGGGTGCAAAAAACTTCATAGAAGATCCCGACGTACGCAGGCATTTTCGTGACACATGCGGATATGGCGCAGAAATTCGCCTATTTGAAGGATCGGAGCAAAAGGGCAACAAGAAAAAGAAACTTTTCCCTTCTGCGGTTTCAGGGTTTTATCAAAATCCTGGAGAATCAGAACGATATATTTCTGTTCTGTTGCTTAATAGTGCGCTACTAACCAATTCCAATTACAAGAATGACGATTTTGATTATGGTATAGACAATTTTTACTGTCCCTTAGAAGCCCTGAAAGCGACGCGCCCCATCGTTATTATTGACGAACCACATCGTTTTTCTGATGGAAACAAGGCCATGGACGCCATCATGAATCTCTGTCCGCAAATGCTGATTCGTTTTGGAGCGACATTCCCCGAAATGACTGTTGGCAGAGGAAAAGAGAAGAGAATTGTCAAGGATTACAAGAACCTAGTTTATAACCTTGATGCATACGAATCCTTCAATAAGAACCTTATCAAGGGAATCGCAAAGGAACATCTCAATCCGCTAAAGGATGCGGAAAACATCAAGGTCAAGGTTGCAGAGATTACCAAAATAGACAAGGACAACTGCGAAACAAGATTCTCATGGGAAGATGCCCTTGGCAAATCACATCGAAAGACATTGGCTCTTGGGATTCCTCTTTCCGAAATTCATGAGAACTTTGGAAACCTTATCATAGAAGATTTTGACAAGAACGAAATTCATCTTTCTAATGGTGTGGTACTAAAGGTCGGGGACACCCTTACACCTGATATGTATGCTACAACCTATCAAGAAGCCATGATGCGTATGGCAATACGCCGACATTTGGAGACGGAAGAGCAGAATTTCAATCGCGAAGACAAGATAAAAACTCTTGCACTCTTCTTTATTGATGACATTTCCGCCTATCGACATGACAACGGCGCTTTGCGACGCTCGTTTGAGAAAATCTTGAAAGCAGAAATCAACAAAAAAATCGAAGGTTTAAAAGAAACAGATCCATATTGCGGATATCTGCAAAAATCGCTCACCGATATTTCTGCAACACATGGCGGCTATTTTGCGCAGGATAACTCAAGTAGCGAAGAATCCGTTGCTCAAGAGATTTCAGAAATCCTACACGACAAGAAAAAGTTACTTTCAATGGATAACTTGAGAAGGTTTATTTTCTCCAAGTGGACGCTCAAGGAAGGCTGGGATAATCCGAACGTATTCACAATTGCGAAACTCCGTAGTAGTGGTTCTGAAATCAGCAAGTTGCAAGAAGTGGGTCGTGGGCTTCGCCTCCCTGTAAATGAATTCGGGAAACGCATTACAGACGAAGAATTTACGTTAAACTATATCGTTGACTATACCGAAAAGGAATTTGCCGACAAGCTTATTGCGGAAATCAACGGTGAACGCGAAGAGTTGATGTTCATCACTGATGAACAAATTGAAGAATTTGCTCAGAAAAACGGAATTGAAGCAGAAGACCTGCTTTCAGAACTTCTTGGGAAAAAATTCGTCAAGATGCGCAAAGGGGATATGCCGGGACTCCCTGTGAATCCAGAAAAGGTCAACGAATTTGCGTCTGAGTACCCCGACTTATTTAAGGTTTGTGACACAAGTCGCAAAATTATTGACCGCAACAAGAAAAATGGCTGCGATAAAATCAAGATTAGAAGCGGTCGCTATAACCAGTTGAAGAATCTTTGGCTTAAGATGAACGAGCATTACCTACTCACATTCGATGACAAATTGAATGACGAGTTAGAGAATGCTTTGCCGGCCCTTATCAAGCAAGATCTTTTTGCAATAACAGTCGCGCAAAGTATTCGTCAAAAGGTTACTACGCAAAATGGCGTTGCAAAGCTGCATGATTCTAGCGGCAACAGTTATGAAGTGGAAAGAAAAATCGGCTACGGAAAATTTTTGCAGAGAATTCAGCAAAAAGAATCCGTTCCTGTTGTCGCAATGCACCAGGCAATATGCAAATTCGTTCAAGACGGCGGAGAGCCGATGTTCAACGAACAAAGCCTTAAAAATATTTGCGCAGAAATCCATCGCTGGAAACTTGAAAAGTTGATGGGGCGTTTTTCCTATCAAAAAGTGGAGCGTACTCGCATTAAGAAAACCACCCTTAACAAGGCTGATGGGAGTTCCGAAGAGTTTATCACTTTGGGACTTGTTGGTAAATTCATGGATGTGGGCGAAGTTCCTGAAAAATATCTCTATGATAGCATTGCTTATGATTCTCCACTTGAAAAAGACGACATCTTAAACGATGTGGAAGGCGTCGAAGTTTACGGAAAAATTCCGAAAAGTACCGTTCGCATTCCCACTATCTTGGGTGAAACTTATAGCCCTGACTTTATGTACATCGTTCGTCGTAAAGATAAAAATGAGTTGAATCTCATCGTAGAGTGTAAGGACGTTGAAAATGCAGAGACTGATTTACGCGGTGGCGAAAAAATCAAGATTGAATCTGCTAAGGTGTTCTTTGAGAATTTGGAAAGTGAAGGTGTGAAAGTTTGCTTTAAAAAGCAGCTCAAACAGGAAAATTTGAAGGCGATAGTAGAGGATCTATAG
- a CDS encoding ABC transporter ATP-binding protein, translated as MYNWIKNRFVLSDEGTKTFIKGVFWTTWHYLSLMLPLSFVFLFLKEFMAKLKEPEAITLDFWQYLVIAVVIYLVMYFIYALSYDSTYESVYSECKKRRITLAEKLRKLPLAFFGKKDLSDLTSTIMNDVNALEMIFSHAVPEIFAVAAMLVICAVALIIYNPLMAAALLWVAPFAGLLIYLSRKLQFKNFKHTYNAARVITEDIQESLENIQEIKSYCEEESVCKALDDHSKFYEHSQIKGEFMSGVILNGAQIFLKLGLASVLIFGSILLAQDKLSVFDYLVYIVCASTIYSPIYLVLNNMTELFFLDVRLKRFKEMDDMEVQRGSTKFEPADYDIEFKNVDFYYNEEKQVLKKASFTAKQGEITALVGPSGSGKTTAAKLAARFWDIQGGTITLGGQDISRIDPETLLKNFSIVFQDVVLFNTSIRDNIRIGKRDATDEEILRAAKLANCDDFVQKLPQGYDTVIGENGDTLSGGERQRISIARAILKDAPIVLLDEATASLDVENESKIQQSISKLVQNKTVIIIAHRMRTIANADKVVVLQNGQVVETGSPAELKAKGGLFGKMLKLQEVN; from the coding sequence ATGTATAACTGGATCAAAAATCGCTTTGTTCTCTCTGATGAAGGTACAAAAACATTTATCAAAGGCGTATTTTGGACAACGTGGCATTACCTTTCGTTAATGCTCCCGCTTTCGTTCGTATTCCTGTTCCTCAAGGAATTCATGGCGAAGCTGAAAGAACCAGAGGCAATCACCTTGGATTTTTGGCAATATTTAGTCATCGCGGTCGTCATTTACCTTGTCATGTACTTCATCTATGCGCTCTCTTACGACAGCACATACGAATCCGTCTATTCGGAATGCAAAAAACGTCGCATCACGCTTGCCGAAAAGTTGCGCAAGCTCCCGCTCGCCTTCTTTGGCAAAAAGGACCTTTCCGACTTGACTTCGACTATCATGAACGACGTGAACGCCCTTGAAATGATTTTCTCGCACGCCGTTCCTGAAATTTTTGCAGTCGCCGCGATGCTCGTTATCTGCGCAGTCGCACTCATCATTTACAATCCGTTGATGGCAGCAGCACTTTTGTGGGTAGCACCATTTGCAGGATTGCTCATTTACTTGTCCCGCAAATTACAGTTCAAAAACTTCAAGCACACCTACAATGCGGCCCGCGTCATTACCGAAGACATTCAGGAAAGCCTTGAAAACATTCAAGAAATCAAGTCCTACTGCGAAGAAGAAAGCGTCTGCAAAGCATTGGACGATCACTCCAAATTCTATGAACATTCCCAGATTAAAGGCGAATTCATGTCTGGTGTCATCTTGAACGGCGCCCAGATTTTCTTGAAACTCGGCCTTGCTTCCGTCCTCATTTTCGGTTCCATCCTCCTTGCTCAAGACAAATTGAGCGTATTTGATTACCTCGTGTACATCGTCTGCGCATCGACGATTTACAGCCCCATTTATCTCGTTCTAAACAACATGACGGAACTATTCTTCTTGGATGTTCGTCTCAAGCGATTCAAGGAAATGGACGATATGGAAGTCCAGCGCGGTTCCACAAAGTTTGAGCCCGCTGATTATGACATTGAATTCAAAAACGTTGATTTCTACTACAACGAAGAAAAACAAGTTTTGAAGAAGGCTTCGTTCACCGCCAAGCAAGGCGAAATCACCGCACTCGTTGGCCCCTCTGGCAGCGGAAAGACAACCGCAGCAAAGCTCGCCGCCCGTTTCTGGGACATTCAAGGCGGCACCATCACGCTCGGCGGCCAGGACATCTCAAGAATCGATCCCGAAACGCTCCTCAAAAACTTCTCCATCGTCTTTCAGGATGTCGTGCTGTTCAACACCTCCATCCGCGACAACATCCGCATCGGTAAGCGCGACGCCACCGACGAAGAAATCCTGCGAGCCGCAAAACTTGCAAACTGCGATGACTTTGTCCAAAAGCTCCCGCAAGGCTACGATACAGTCATCGGCGAAAACGGCGATACACTCTCCGGCGGCGAACGCCAGCGAATCTCCATCGCCCGCGCCATCCTCAAGGACGCCCCCATCGTGCTCCTTGACGAAGCCACCGCAAGCCTCGACGTCGAAAACGAATCCAAGATTCAGCAGAGCATTTCAAAACTCGTGCAGAACAAGACCGTCATCATCATCGCCCACCGCATGCGCACTATCGCCAATGCAGACAAGGTCGTGGTGTTGCAAAACGGTCAAGTCGTCGAAACCGGCTCCCCCGCAGAACTCAAAGCGAAAGGCGGCCTCTTCGGCAAAATGCTCAAGCTCCAAGAAGTAAATTAG